From the Oceanicaulis alexandrii DSM 11625 genome, one window contains:
- the phaC gene encoding class I poly(R)-hydroxyalkanoic acid synthase, whose amino-acid sequence MTTRKSSSKSSDGSQAEPKKTSTPKASVSKAKKPTTKRAPKASAAKAKSKTSADAPKPPQPDQQDELLSHMPQAYLEKLDEISRNVLKASLSGQKLLSERVRRSLEGDPSMMPQADPLHANPEVLNTWEHILSDPELLMQSQADLYAGYLDLWSNATRRMMSGEASDPVITPDPADKRWKSDAWRDHPLFDAMKQSYLLNQRFLMGLVEGAKGVDEATKRKVQFLTQQLVDALAPTNFALTNPEVLEEIVKTKGENLTRGLMRLVEDLERGDGRLALSQTDMTGFEVGKDLATTPGQVVYRNRVMELIQYEPVTEQVRKRPLLIAPPWINKFYILDLRPQSSMIRWLTEQGFTVFLISWVNPDASMKDVTFQDYIKEGLFQSLEVIEEVTGEHQVDTVGYCIGGTMLGTALAWMAVEHDDRIASATFFAAQHDFKLAGDLLVFADEEWIAEISRLMDAQGGVLDGRTMADTFNMLRSNDLVWSFVIKNYLLGREPQAFDLLYWNADQTRMPKALHLFYLNAFYRQNLLAEGKLELDGHLLNMKDVQIPIFMQASQKDHIAPADSVYRSARLFGGPVEYMMAGSGHIAGVVNHPDAQKYQHWINTKLPETREDWMKDAVEYPGSWWPHWRDWLLALSDEQVPARQPGGGVREPLCPAPGEYVKVRS is encoded by the coding sequence TGACAACGCGCAAATCATCTTCCAAGTCCTCTGACGGATCGCAAGCCGAACCGAAAAAGACATCGACTCCGAAAGCGTCCGTCTCGAAGGCGAAAAAGCCGACGACCAAGCGGGCTCCCAAAGCCTCTGCGGCGAAAGCCAAGAGCAAGACTTCAGCCGATGCTCCGAAACCGCCGCAGCCCGATCAGCAGGACGAACTCCTGAGCCATATGCCTCAAGCGTATCTGGAGAAGCTGGACGAAATTTCTCGCAATGTGCTCAAGGCCTCCTTGAGCGGTCAGAAGCTCCTGAGTGAGCGCGTGCGCCGGTCGCTGGAAGGCGATCCGTCCATGATGCCTCAGGCCGACCCGCTTCACGCCAATCCAGAGGTGCTGAACACCTGGGAGCATATCCTGTCTGACCCTGAATTGCTCATGCAGTCCCAGGCAGACCTCTATGCCGGGTATCTGGATCTGTGGTCGAACGCCACACGCCGGATGATGAGCGGTGAAGCGTCGGATCCGGTGATCACGCCTGACCCCGCTGACAAGCGCTGGAAATCTGACGCCTGGCGCGATCATCCGCTGTTTGACGCCATGAAGCAGTCCTATCTGCTCAATCAGAGATTTCTGATGGGTCTGGTGGAAGGCGCCAAAGGGGTTGATGAAGCGACCAAACGCAAGGTCCAGTTTCTCACCCAGCAATTGGTGGACGCCCTCGCCCCGACCAATTTCGCCCTCACCAACCCCGAGGTGCTGGAAGAAATCGTCAAGACAAAGGGCGAAAACCTGACGCGCGGCCTGATGCGTCTGGTGGAAGACCTGGAACGCGGCGACGGCCGCCTGGCGCTCAGCCAGACCGACATGACGGGCTTTGAAGTCGGCAAGGACCTCGCCACGACGCCTGGCCAGGTGGTTTATCGCAACCGGGTGATGGAACTGATCCAGTACGAACCGGTGACGGAGCAGGTTCGCAAGCGACCCTTGCTGATCGCCCCGCCGTGGATCAACAAGTTCTACATTCTCGATCTGCGCCCGCAGAGCTCGATGATCCGTTGGCTGACCGAACAGGGCTTCACGGTTTTCCTGATTTCCTGGGTGAACCCTGATGCGTCCATGAAGGACGTGACGTTCCAGGACTACATCAAAGAAGGCTTGTTTCAGTCGCTCGAAGTGATTGAAGAGGTGACCGGAGAACATCAGGTCGACACGGTCGGGTATTGCATCGGCGGCACCATGCTGGGGACGGCGCTGGCCTGGATGGCGGTCGAGCACGATGACCGCATCGCTTCCGCGACCTTCTTCGCCGCCCAGCATGACTTCAAGCTCGCCGGTGACTTGCTCGTCTTCGCGGATGAAGAATGGATCGCTGAAATCTCACGCCTGATGGACGCTCAGGGCGGCGTTCTGGACGGCCGCACCATGGCGGACACCTTCAACATGCTGCGTTCGAACGATCTTGTGTGGTCGTTCGTGATCAAGAATTATCTCTTGGGCCGAGAGCCGCAAGCCTTTGATCTTCTATACTGGAACGCCGATCAAACCCGCATGCCCAAGGCGCTGCATCTGTTTTATCTGAATGCGTTCTATCGCCAGAACTTGCTCGCGGAGGGCAAGCTGGAGCTGGACGGTCATCTGCTGAACATGAAAGACGTCCAGATCCCGATCTTCATGCAGGCGAGCCAGAAAGACCATATCGCTCCGGCCGACAGCGTGTACCGATCGGCCCGCCTGTTTGGCGGACCGGTTGAATACATGATGGCGGGCTCAGGCCATATCGCCGGCGTGGTGAACCATCCCGACGCCCAGAAATATCAGCACTGGATCAACACCAAGCTGCCTGAAACGCGCGAAGACTGGATGAAGGATGCAGTCGAGTATCCCGGCTCCTGGTGGCCGCACTGGCGAGACTGGCTGCTGGCGCTCAGTGATGAACAGGTTCCCGCCCGGCAACCGGGAGGCGGCGTCAGAGAACCGCTCTGCCCGGCGCCGGGGGAGTACGTGAAGGTTCGAAGCTAG